AGTGTCAATCTTCCTGacccatccccaccaaccaagaGCCCTGCGAGGGCTGGATCATTGATCGAGATCTTTAATTTTGCTGGTAAAATATACAAAAACATagaaaagaaggaagggaaatCAGATGAATTTGCCTCCAAGGTACTGGCTCATCTTGCCAAGGGGATTGAGGAGAGACAAAAGGAGCTTGAGAACTCAATATGGGCTCTGCGAGAGAGGAATATAAGTGCGTGGAAATATGAGCTCGGGATAGAATAATGGTGGCGTAGCGAGCAGGCGAAAACATGTAAAAGTTTGATCTGGCCCGGCCTGGTTCTGCCATCAAACCGGTGCTCAGCTGCCTTTTGCCGCAAATACCGCATCGCCGTGACCCTCACAGTCTGCCAGTCAATCCTGGAAGTCCCGAGGGCCTTCCCGTCTCCGGCCCGGGCCGACAACGCCTCTCTGACCCACTCCACGCAGTTCCAACCCGGCTGCCCAACCCTAATGGGTACACTCCGCAGTACTTGTTCGAGCCGGACCATGTTCTTGCCTTTGGCGGTACGGATACGGACCAGGATCATGAGGGTGGATGCGGTGCCAGTGTTTTGTTCGCTGTACTCCCACACTCCTGGTCGTGGCTCTTTGGCATGGTATCGTTTCCCGCGAGAAGCATCGGCTTCTCGCTTGGGGCCGGTGATCAGGGCCCAGTGATATCTGGAGGCATTACACTGTTAGCACGAGACCTCCCGAGCGTGGGATAGGCAACTCACCTGTCCTCGCCTCCTGGCATCCTGGCAGCACCTCCTCTGGCATACAATGCCACATACAGACGGGGTTTATTTCGGGCCATTCTCTTGGATAATTTACAAATAAAATTTCTGAGCACAGGAGGCAATGCTGAGAACAATAATGGATATCATCACGGAAACAGAGGTCCGGTGCCTGGTCAATCTATACGCCTCAATCATGGTAAAATGTGTCCATTTCTAGCCCCCCAgggcttttcttttgggctGGTTTCGAACTTGCAACATGTTGGGCCCTCCAGATCAGCGGTTCGCTGCATATTGTGAAGCCCTTAGCGATGCCCGTTGGGGGCGGAGACAGCATTGGCGGACCCGGCAGTCTGGAAGCGAAAATCATCAACACAGCTGCGGCTGTTGACTGGCCGCGGGTGTTTGAGTtggcgctgctgctcttTGTATAGGGGTGCCCTTGTGGTCACATTTCTCTACGATGCTCATTCGTTGGGCGTGTGAATATGAGTAGGTAGACAGCCAATCTGGACAGGACAGCACATGATCCGCCCAGTAAAAGGCAGCCAGATCATGTTGCGGGCGATGGCATGCCTCTTTGCGAGGCTCCAAACGTTGGGATTGGAGGCTTCTTGCTGCGGTAGGCCTCGGGCGGGGTAAAATCCAGCTGTTGACGTCGTGGTGCAGCTATCCGACAACTTCAGATTATAATTCTGGACGACAAGCAAAACAAatgttcttcttcctttcttctCCCTGAACTTGTCACTTCGACTTCATATTGACCTTTTTGATCGCGAGTTAAACTGCACCAGACGTGCTGCTTCGGCGCCCCTCAACGCAGCCAtggccctcctcctcgccctctaCGTCCTGGTATGCCACCACCCTGACCTTTAATCACCCCAATGCTAACCCTTTTCCCAGCTAATCATCACTCTCACCGGCATCGCCATGTCTGTCCCCCcgtttcccctttcccctcgcCATCACTAACCTTTATCCCAGCtaccaacaccacacaagcaccaccctctccctccccctctcccccaccctcacaatcctcaccatcctcctccccctcctctccctcctcaccacctccctaaccttcttctcctcctcccacccccgcaaacccctccccccccttttatCCAAcgctctccagctcctcctcaccatcatcttgtcCACCCTGTTCGGCGCCACCCTCACATCCCCCTATCTCCCCTGCACCCTCCAAACAACCTGGCGATCCCTCTGGACATCCCACTCCGCCACCCCCATCCGCACGATTCAagactccctctcctgctgcgGCTTCAAATCAACCAAGGACATGGCCTGGCCTTTTCCCTCGAGCGGCAACAACGGCGATGTTTCCAGCTGTGAGAAGCAGTTCAACCGGCACACACCCTGCGCTGGACCGTGGGAAGACGCCCTGAACAAAACGACCGGGGTGGAgctgggtgttgttgtggtaGCCGGGGTTGTTCAGCTTCTTTCACTGGTGGTGTTTAAAACAcagcggaggggggggcAAGGGAGAAAGGTgtggttggcgagggtggtggagattttTACTGGACAGGACGATGAAGGACAGGGGAGACGGCCGCTTTtgacgggggggaggagtcaCAGTGAGGAAGGGAGGTATATTGACaggggagtggaggaggaggaggagcagggtgGTCACGGAAATGGCAATGGCTATGGAGGGACCTCAAGCTCAGCCCAGACACAAACACAACCAGACGACAATAACAGCCGTGGTGGACCAAGGGTCGAGGTCTCCCATCATGACCCCTGGGCCGGGGCGGAGAGGGTCTAATTCACCAatcctcaacatcaaaacatcaaaaagcATGTAAAGATCTAGCTCGATTTGTCCATCTGTACACATTCAACATTTATACATGACTTCTTTGCAATTCGCACCACCCAGCCAAAactccatccatccatgtaaacccccaaaacaacTGAATGATGCATATATTTTTGACGCCCTCCTCTATAGTTCATCAtgtcccccctcctcctcctccttcttttccactGGATCCTCAAAGACTGGTTCTTTGGCCTCCTGCTGATTCTCATTCTCCAACTGCTGCTTGTCCAAGAACTCCTTGAGCATCTCGTTCAGCTCCTCCTGGCTCGGCATCTTCCCGTCCTTACCGGGCTGCAGCTTGAGAGTCGGCGCCGCCGGCTTCCCGTTCTTCTGCGTCGACGTCGACTTGGCCTTGGCCGTCTTGGTCTTGCTCTtcgtcttggccttcttggccttctcacGCTTCTCGAAGTTGCGGACGCCCTTCATGGCGAGATCCATGCCCGccttgtcgagcttctcTCTGCGGTCGACGAGGTCCTTGACCAACAGGACGGGGTCGTCCGTCTCGCCGAGCTTCTCCTGGGcgatgagcttctcctcgagCCAGGCAGAGATGGTGATATAAAGCTCCTCGCTTTCCTTCAGGTCCGCCAGTTCATAGACAGGGGGAACAGGACCGCGGTCCTTGTTGAGGTCCTCCATGCTCGTGGCAGTCTTGGTAGAGCTGCTGGGTTCATCCTCAAGGCCGTCAAAGTCGTCGGCAGACGAGGCAGGGGCTTCGGTGACGGTCGAGCtctcggtgctggtggtggatgaggaggcggaggccGAAGCCTGGGCAGAAAGGAACGCCTCGTGCTCGGCAAtctgcttcttgatgtcGGCAACAAAGTGCTGGGTGCTGTTGAGGGCGTCCTTGAGATCCTTGATAAGCTCAGGTCTCTTGGCCAACTCTTCGATCCTGTGCTGAACAGGCGTGACAAGCTTCTGGAGGTTGGTCAGGCGCTGCTTGAGCACCTTCTCGGTGGCATCGGCACCATCGCCATACAGCCAGTCACTATCCTCGCTGTTTTGCTTCTCAATCTTGGCCCGCTCCTCGGCGGTCGAGACGCGGACAAACTCCTCATTCTCAACAATGTCCCGGACCTTGTAGGTGTACGACTCGAGCTGGTTCAGCGCCTCCTCGCGCTGTCTCCGAGCGCGATC
The window above is part of the Podospora bellae-mahoneyi strain CBS 112042 chromosome 3, whole genome shotgun sequence genome. Proteins encoded here:
- a CDS encoding hypothetical protein (EggNog:ENOG503P389), whose amino-acid sequence is MARNKPRLYVALYARGGAARMPGGEDRYHWALITGPKREADASRGKRYHAKEPRPGVWEYSEQNTGTASTLMILVRIRTAKGKNMVRLEQVLRSVPIRVGQPGWNCVEWVREALSARAGDGKALGTSRIDWQTVRVTAMRYLRQKAAEHRFDGRTRPGQIKLLHVFACSLRHHYSIPSSYFHALIFLSRRAHIEFSSSFCLSSIPLAR
- a CDS encoding hypothetical protein (EggNog:ENOG503P6MQ; COG:S) — encoded protein: MALLLALYVLLIITLTGIAIYQHHTSTTLSLPLSPTLTILTILLPLLSLLTTSLTFFSSSHPRKPLPPLLSNALQLLLTIILSTLFGATLTSPYLPCTLQTTWRSLWTSHSATPIRTIQDSLSCCGFKSTKDMAWPFPSSGNNGDVSSCEKQFNRHTPCAGPWEDALNKTTGVELGVVVVAGVVQLLSLVVFKTQRRGGQGRKVWLARVVEIFTGQDDEGQGRRPLLTGGRSHSEEGRYIDRGVEEEEEQGGHGNGNGYGGTSSSAQTQTQPDDNNSRGGPRVEVSHHDPWAGAERV